The genomic stretch GGCCGAGGTGGCGGTACCGGCGGGTGCGGCTGCGCATCCGCTCCACGTCGTCGCGGCCCAGCAGCCCGGCGAGCTCCTCGGCGAGCACCCGACCCAGCCGGCGGCAGAACTCCTCCGGCTCGTCGGCGGCGTCCGGGCGCTCGGGCACCACCCGGTCGACGATCCCGGCGCGCCACAGGTCGGTGGCGCGCACGCCCTGCGACGCGGCCAGCTCGTCGGCCCGGTCGACGGTGCGGTGCACGATCGCCGAGGCGCCCTCGGGCGGCAGCGGCCCGAGCCAGCCGTTCGCCGTCGCCAGCACCCGGTCGGCCGGCACGAGGGCCAGCGCGCCACCGCCGGTGCCCTGGCCGAGCAGCACGGTGAGCGTGGGCGCGGAGAGCACCACCAGGTCCTGCAGGCAGCGGGCGATCTCCCCGGCCAGCCCGCCCTCCTCGGCCGCCGCGGACAGCGCCGCCCCGGGGGTGTCGATCAGGGTGAGCAGCGGCAGGCGCAGCTCGGCGGCCAGCCGCATGCCCCGCCGGGCCTCCCGCAGCGCCGCCGGCCCCAGCGGCGCGGTCAGCGACTGACCCCGCCGGTCCTGCCCGAGCACCACGCAGGGGGCGCCGCCGAAGCGGGCCAGCGCCAGCAGCAGCCCCGGGTCCTTCTCCCCGGCCCCGGTGCCCGACAGTGCGACGACGTCGGTGGCCGCGGTGCGCAGCAGCTGCCGCACGCCGGGCCGGTCGGTGCGCCGGGAGGCGGTGACCACCTGCCACGCCGTCCGGCCGTCCTCGGGGTCGTCGGCGTCGGTGCCGTCGCCGTCGACCGTGCCCTCGACGGCCGCACCGCGGTGCCAGGTCTCCCGGGCGGCCAGCACGCGCAGCGCCCGGTCGGCCACCTCGGCGACCTCCGCGTGCGGCACGACGCCGTCGATGACGCCGTGCTCGGCGAGGTTCTCCGAGGTCTGCACGCCCTCGGGGAACGGCTCGTCGTAGAGCGCGGAGAACACCCGCGGCCCGAGGAAGCCGATGGCCGCACCGGGCTCGGCGATCGTGACGTGACCCAGGGAGCCCCAGGAGGCGAGCACCCCGCCGAAGGTGGGGTCGCGCAGGTAGACCAGGTACGGCAGCCCGGCCTCCTTGTGCCGGGCGATCGCCTGGGTGATGCCGATCATCTGCAGGAAGGCGACCGTCCCCTCCTGCATCCGGGTGCCCCCGGACACCGGGGCGGCCAGCAGCGGCAGGCCCTCGGCGGTGGCCCGCTCCACGGCGGTCATCAGCCGCTCGGCGGTGGCCACGCCGATCGAGCCGGCCAGGAAGCCGAACTCGCCGGCGACGACGGCCACCCGCCGGCCGCGCAG from Modestobacter roseus encodes the following:
- a CDS encoding carboxyl transferase domain-containing protein yields the protein MTRLDARALRDLVLDAGSWRSWDTPVPPRQVDDDYARELARATERTGQDEAVVTGEGLLRGRRVAVVAGEFGFLAGSIGVATAERLMTAVERATAEGLPLLAAPVSGGTRMQEGTVAFLQMIGITQAIARHKEAGLPYLVYLRDPTFGGVLASWGSLGHVTIAEPGAAIGFLGPRVFSALYDEPFPEGVQTSENLAEHGVIDGVVPHAEVAEVADRALRVLAARETWHRGAAVEGTVDGDGTDADDPEDGRTAWQVVTASRRTDRPGVRQLLRTAATDVVALSGTGAGEKDPGLLLALARFGGAPCVVLGQDRRGQSLTAPLGPAALREARRGMRLAAELRLPLLTLIDTPGAALSAAAEEGGLAGEIARCLQDLVVLSAPTLTVLLGQGTGGGALALVPADRVLATANGWLGPLPPEGASAIVHRTVDRADELAASQGVRATDLWRAGIVDRVVPERPDAADEPEEFCRRLGRVLAEELAGLLGRDDVERMRSRTRRYRHLGR